One window of the Desulfobaculum xiamenense genome contains the following:
- a CDS encoding UvrD-helicase domain-containing protein, with the protein MLEQVKASAGSGKTFELTTRFLRLLRGATDGLPAACGAVPGGGYGWSEIMAVTFTNKAAAEMKERVVSSLKARALGSTGGPAGEWDRAEAALWLSRILRHYQQLNIRTIDSLLNTFMRIFALEIGVAPDFDVVFDVGELYDELFDQLTASAEQGGEDEQRMLTRALDAMLLMEHKPGFNLCAAFRERLLAVLRFRLEHDDDFETDPARLHEAVTDLCDAFRNAARDMRDIIAAGGIDAASNFMKFLDKCVDHDGFGKVPESAYMGKTSLCDCVKKSGLAAVTDEAENAFDTLVRAWLAYSTGRPILQRARDLAAFIPLADTLIAGMHRIERDKGVLLHGRSPSLALGLLDHGTGVPDAYCRMGTRLMHMLIDEFQDTGRDQWQALHPLASECIAKGGGVFFVGDVKQAIYGWRGGDARLFDEVPEDPELSAMTDTLRNTLPCNWRSREEIIAFNNAVFERLATPTTATAVASAMLGDAPSYEVESFGNALVDAFDGAAQDIPPHRQGSGGYVHLQLVRGELKEDLYDNVRERLRVLFTEDILRRRPCGDAAVLVRSNAEAAEVSRWLIDWGIPVITENSLSLAEHPLIRQLAALMTFLDYPFDDLALWEFVSGEEIFLRHTDLSRDAMVDWLVGCDRGPLFPRLREAFPEAWERHISPFQQQAGLMSPYDMVREVCRHYRVIERNPQDELFVRRFMEVVHAAEESGRQSLSAFLEYWRESGGEEKVPLPESIDAVRVMTIHQSKGLEFPVCIIPFHHWASDPSRDLAVLEQGAVRLLVPMCKELGGQYWQRCAELMQEQLNLLYVAWTRPVAELHCLITSTKHYDRYPFVRGLDTLLHTEDWKPGEDGLPHREFGTRPAVPDAVELPAHAAELPAPDEAPAMATVAEPSVDADADEAALPMGWLPRLKIHRHFSKDLTREDMLAGRVWDERARGTLMHTTLDRLRLTGDTQADLRRAAAGAVAAHADILPVGDEVRAAIADEATDILAWAMSVPGFATWKATGSPECPILDAEGNEHRPDLLVSGPDGTLVVEYKTGAQKPEHIEQVRRYLRLVAAMDGLPAPHRGIILYLDRRTTLPVAPTHHGDAL; encoded by the coding sequence ATGCTCGAACAAGTCAAGGCATCAGCAGGCTCGGGAAAGACCTTCGAACTGACCACACGCTTCCTGCGCCTGCTGCGCGGCGCCACGGACGGCCTGCCCGCCGCCTGCGGCGCGGTTCCCGGCGGCGGCTACGGCTGGTCCGAAATCATGGCCGTGACCTTCACCAACAAGGCCGCGGCGGAGATGAAGGAGCGCGTGGTCTCCTCCCTCAAGGCCCGAGCGCTCGGCTCCACAGGCGGCCCCGCCGGAGAATGGGACCGCGCCGAAGCCGCGCTGTGGCTCTCGCGCATCCTGCGCCACTACCAGCAGCTCAACATCCGCACCATCGACAGCCTGCTCAACACCTTCATGCGCATCTTCGCGCTGGAGATAGGCGTCGCCCCGGACTTCGACGTGGTCTTCGACGTCGGCGAGCTGTACGACGAACTTTTCGACCAGCTCACCGCCAGCGCCGAACAGGGCGGCGAGGACGAGCAACGCATGCTGACCCGCGCGCTGGACGCCATGCTCCTCATGGAGCACAAGCCCGGCTTCAACCTGTGCGCGGCCTTCCGCGAACGCCTGCTTGCCGTGCTGCGCTTCCGCCTCGAACACGACGACGACTTCGAGACCGACCCCGCCCGCCTGCACGAGGCGGTGACGGACCTATGCGACGCCTTCCGCAACGCCGCGCGCGACATGCGCGACATCATCGCGGCTGGCGGCATCGACGCGGCTTCGAACTTCATGAAATTTCTCGACAAGTGCGTCGATCACGACGGCTTTGGCAAGGTCCCGGAATCGGCCTACATGGGCAAGACCAGCCTGTGCGACTGCGTGAAGAAAAGCGGACTGGCCGCCGTCACCGACGAGGCCGAGAACGCTTTCGACACGCTGGTACGAGCATGGCTCGCCTACAGCACGGGCCGCCCCATCCTCCAGCGCGCCCGCGACCTTGCCGCGTTCATCCCGCTGGCGGACACGCTCATCGCCGGGATGCACCGCATCGAGCGCGACAAGGGCGTGCTGCTCCACGGCCGCAGCCCCAGCCTCGCCCTCGGGCTGCTCGACCACGGCACGGGCGTTCCGGACGCCTACTGCCGCATGGGCACCCGGCTCATGCACATGCTCATCGACGAATTTCAGGACACGGGCCGCGACCAGTGGCAGGCGCTGCACCCCCTCGCATCGGAATGCATCGCCAAGGGCGGCGGCGTCTTCTTCGTCGGCGACGTGAAGCAGGCCATCTACGGCTGGCGCGGCGGCGACGCACGCCTCTTCGACGAAGTCCCCGAGGACCCCGAACTTTCGGCCATGACCGATACCCTGCGCAATACCCTGCCCTGCAACTGGCGCAGCCGCGAGGAAATCATCGCCTTCAACAACGCCGTTTTCGAACGACTGGCCACGCCGACCACGGCCACGGCCGTGGCTTCGGCCATGCTCGGCGACGCCCCCAGCTACGAGGTGGAATCCTTCGGCAACGCGCTGGTCGACGCCTTCGACGGCGCGGCGCAGGACATCCCGCCCCATCGCCAAGGCTCCGGCGGCTACGTGCATCTGCAACTCGTGCGCGGCGAGCTGAAGGAAGACCTGTACGACAACGTCCGCGAACGGCTGCGCGTGCTGTTCACCGAGGACATCCTCCGCCGACGCCCCTGCGGCGACGCGGCGGTGCTCGTGCGTTCCAACGCCGAGGCCGCCGAGGTCTCGCGCTGGCTCATCGACTGGGGCATTCCGGTCATCACCGAAAACAGCCTGAGCCTCGCCGAGCATCCGCTGATCCGCCAACTCGCGGCGCTCATGACCTTCCTCGATTATCCCTTCGACGATCTCGCGCTGTGGGAATTCGTGTCCGGCGAGGAAATTTTCCTGCGCCACACGGACCTCTCGCGCGACGCCATGGTCGACTGGCTGGTCGGCTGCGACCGTGGGCCGCTGTTCCCACGCCTGCGCGAGGCCTTCCCCGAGGCGTGGGAGCGCCACATCTCACCTTTCCAGCAGCAGGCGGGCCTGATGAGCCCCTACGACATGGTCCGCGAGGTATGCCGCCACTACCGCGTCATCGAGCGCAATCCGCAGGACGAACTGTTTGTGCGCCGCTTCATGGAAGTGGTGCATGCCGCCGAAGAGAGCGGGCGTCAGTCCCTGTCCGCCTTCCTCGAATACTGGCGCGAATCCGGCGGCGAGGAGAAGGTCCCCCTGCCAGAAAGCATCGACGCCGTGCGCGTGATGACCATCCACCAGTCCAAGGGGCTAGAGTTCCCGGTCTGCATCATCCCCTTCCACCACTGGGCGAGCGATCCCTCGCGCGATCTGGCAGTGCTGGAGCAGGGCGCGGTGCGCCTGCTGGTGCCCATGTGCAAGGAACTGGGCGGGCAATACTGGCAACGCTGCGCCGAACTCATGCAGGAGCAGTTGAACCTGCTCTACGTGGCGTGGACGCGCCCCGTGGCGGAACTGCACTGCCTCATCACCTCCACCAAGCATTACGACCGCTACCCCTTCGTGCGCGGGCTGGACACACTCTTGCACACCGAGGACTGGAAACCCGGCGAGGACGGCCTGCCGCACCGCGAGTTCGGCACGCGTCCGGCGGTGCCCGACGCTGTGGAATTGCCCGCGCATGCCGCAGAACTGCCAGCCCCAGACGAAGCGCCTGCTATGGCCACAGTCGCGGAACCGTCCGTGGACGCGGACGCTGACGAAGCCGCCCTGCCCATGGGCTGGCTGCCGCGCCTCAAGATTCATCGCCACTTTTCGAAGGACCTCACGCGCGAAGACATGCTGGCAGGACGCGTGTGGGACGAGCGCGCACGCGGCACGCTCATGCATACGACCCTCGACCGACTGCGCCTCACGGGAGACACGCAGGCCGACCTGCGCCGCGCAGCAGCCGGTGCCGTGGCCGCACACGCGGACATCCTGCCCGTGGGCGACGAGGTCCGCGCCGCCATCGCCGACGAGGCCACAGACATCCTCGCATGGGCCATGAGCGTTCCCGGCTTCGCCACATGGAAGGCTACCGGTAGCCCCGAATGTCCCATCCTCGACGCCGAGGGCAACGAACATCGGCCCGACCTTCTCGTGTCCGGCCCGGACGGCACTCTCGTCGTGGAGTACAAGACCGGCGCGCAGAAGCCCGAACACATCGAACAGGTCCGCCGCTATCTGCGGCTCGTCGCGGCCATGGACGGCCTCCCCGCCCCCCATCGCGGCATCATCCTCTACCTCGACCGCCGGACGACGCTTCCCGTCGCCCCGACGCATCACGGAGACGCATTATGA
- a CDS encoding PD-(D/E)XK nuclease family protein produces the protein MRRMTIVGWRGDFVSALADIIIERTGADMRRTLVIFPHQRPRRHLVEHLAADPALPKPMFLPEALSVNEWIPQLRQELDPRPLRTVNLLDRAGLLYEVVAGLRREGSGLLAELPVERERFFPWGARLAELLEELFRHGRTPANLQHLSGDVQPMAAALLEHLSLIHERYDAALAERDWTTPGRDARWVAAHADEAAALMRDRQIFIAGFYALTGTEDAIFRAAWESGAAEVVLHTDPALATGGHPHWTCSEHVRWIERWGATPEPHDTAPDDAPEPDISFVEGFDLHSQLKALEETLAVSEPRNTAVVIPDTSCLMPVLHHLPIKDVNISMGYPLTHSSLHRLVEIVLRLQETSQGPGRYYWREVIALIRHPYLKMLEPAGTAPLRGLLREFEKSIRGGGKFLDPTAWEPAADAWPEDADAAFREIQLSCLRGVIAACCTRFETVRTLAELGDALAGIASELVPENGEGPWHRFPIDAECLFRLVKSSIPALTDCAISRDIYPRPVLFSVLRQLLDRERVPFEAEPLTGLQVLGMLESRLLRFNTVHILDATDDKLPGATGYDPLLPDPLRRELDLPDSRHRSLVSAHNFHRLIAGARRVRIYYQCGADGAGPLGGKSIRSRFVEELLWEEEKRRGELLRSGTPPLESVTLPVRGLPTAVHAIEKTPAVQDALERRLAGKSVSSSMLDCYLRCPVRFFNQYLTPLRPVDEVSEDGDPAELGTLVHDVLRTFLTSHVGRPTDLSALPATELMNLFSERLRDTAFFAQMPWDMRTALERTGRERLRRFLQGQGMTTILRLEETYEAQMRIDERPVLLKGIFDRIDERDGEPIILDYKTGGMGVPAHGLWGDDELWNDVEDWEPGGESPLARLAERLPSIQLPLYSHLYAESVGTMPRNAGWVELRDTGAEKFLFSDKADDDLRERAISEQTPAAVRFLLRHMLHGERFEARPGRHCDWCPYGFACPRG, from the coding sequence ATGCGCCGAATGACCATCGTCGGCTGGCGCGGGGACTTTGTCTCCGCGCTGGCGGACATCATCATCGAACGTACCGGCGCGGACATGCGCCGTACGCTCGTCATCTTCCCCCACCAGCGCCCGAGACGACACCTCGTGGAGCATCTGGCGGCGGACCCCGCGCTCCCGAAGCCCATGTTCCTGCCCGAGGCACTCTCCGTGAACGAATGGATTCCGCAGCTTCGGCAGGAGCTGGACCCGCGCCCCCTGCGCACGGTGAACCTCCTCGACAGGGCGGGCCTGCTCTACGAAGTGGTGGCGGGCCTGCGCCGCGAGGGGAGCGGACTGCTGGCGGAATTGCCCGTGGAACGCGAACGCTTCTTCCCGTGGGGCGCACGCCTCGCCGAACTGCTGGAAGAACTCTTCCGCCATGGCCGCACCCCGGCCAATCTCCAGCACCTCTCCGGCGACGTGCAGCCCATGGCCGCCGCGCTCCTGGAGCATCTCTCCCTCATCCACGAGCGCTACGACGCCGCGCTGGCCGAGCGTGACTGGACCACGCCGGGCCGCGACGCCCGCTGGGTGGCCGCCCACGCCGACGAAGCCGCCGCCCTCATGCGCGACAGACAAATTTTCATCGCGGGATTCTATGCCCTGACCGGCACTGAGGACGCCATCTTCCGCGCGGCGTGGGAATCCGGTGCCGCCGAAGTGGTCCTGCACACGGACCCGGCCCTCGCCACCGGCGGCCATCCGCACTGGACATGCAGCGAGCATGTCCGCTGGATCGAACGCTGGGGCGCAACGCCGGAACCGCACGACACGGCGCCCGACGACGCGCCGGAACCGGACATTTCCTTCGTGGAGGGCTTCGACCTGCACTCCCAGCTCAAAGCGCTGGAGGAAACGCTGGCGGTATCCGAGCCGCGCAACACGGCGGTCGTCATTCCGGACACATCGTGCCTGATGCCGGTGCTGCACCACCTGCCCATCAAGGACGTCAACATTTCCATGGGCTACCCGCTCACGCACTCCAGCCTGCACCGTCTCGTGGAGATCGTGCTACGCCTTCAGGAGACGTCGCAGGGGCCGGGCCGCTATTATTGGCGCGAGGTCATCGCCCTCATCCGCCATCCGTACCTGAAAATGCTCGAACCGGCGGGCACCGCGCCCTTGCGCGGCCTGCTGCGCGAATTCGAGAAGTCCATCCGTGGCGGCGGGAAATTTCTCGATCCCACGGCGTGGGAGCCTGCCGCCGACGCATGGCCCGAGGACGCGGACGCGGCCTTCCGCGAGATACAGCTGTCCTGCCTGCGCGGCGTCATCGCCGCATGCTGCACCCGCTTCGAAACCGTGCGCACGCTGGCGGAACTGGGCGACGCGCTCGCGGGCATCGCCTCCGAACTGGTGCCCGAAAACGGCGAAGGGCCGTGGCACCGCTTCCCCATCGACGCCGAATGCCTATTCCGGCTGGTGAAAAGCTCCATCCCGGCCCTCACGGACTGCGCCATCAGCCGCGACATCTACCCCCGCCCGGTGCTGTTCTCCGTGCTGCGCCAGCTTCTGGACCGCGAGCGCGTGCCCTTCGAGGCCGAACCGCTCACCGGCCTACAAGTGCTCGGCATGCTGGAGTCGCGTCTGTTGCGCTTCAACACCGTCCATATCCTCGACGCCACGGACGACAAGCTGCCCGGCGCGACAGGATACGATCCACTGCTTCCGGACCCGCTACGCCGCGAACTGGACCTGCCGGACAGCCGCCACCGCAGCCTCGTCTCCGCGCACAACTTCCACCGCCTCATCGCCGGAGCGCGCCGCGTGCGCATCTACTACCAGTGTGGAGCCGATGGCGCGGGACCACTGGGCGGCAAGAGTATCCGCAGCCGCTTCGTGGAGGAACTGCTGTGGGAGGAGGAAAAACGGCGCGGCGAACTCCTGCGCAGCGGCACGCCGCCCCTCGAATCCGTGACGCTCCCCGTGCGCGGCCTGCCCACGGCGGTTCACGCCATTGAGAAGACTCCAGCCGTGCAGGACGCCCTCGAACGACGCCTGGCGGGCAAATCGGTCTCAAGCTCCATGCTGGACTGCTATCTGCGCTGCCCGGTGCGGTTCTTCAATCAGTATCTGACGCCACTGCGCCCGGTGGACGAGGTCAGCGAGGACGGCGACCCGGCCGAACTGGGCACCCTCGTGCACGACGTGCTGCGCACCTTCCTGACCTCGCACGTCGGCCGCCCAACAGACCTCTCAGCGCTCCCGGCCACGGAGCTCATGAACCTCTTCTCCGAGCGCCTTCGCGATACGGCCTTTTTCGCGCAGATGCCGTGGGACATGCGCACCGCCCTCGAACGCACAGGCCGCGAACGCCTGCGGCGCTTCCTGCAGGGACAGGGCATGACGACCATCCTGCGCCTCGAAGAGACCTACGAGGCGCAGATGCGCATCGACGAGCGCCCCGTCCTGCTCAAAGGCATCTTCGACCGCATCGACGAGCGCGACGGCGAACCCATCATCCTCGACTACAAAACCGGCGGCATGGGCGTCCCTGCCCATGGGCTGTGGGGCGACGACGAATTGTGGAACGACGTCGAGGACTGGGAACCCGGTGGCGAGTCGCCCCTTGCGCGGCTGGCCGAACGACTTCCGAGCATCCAGCTGCCGCTGTACAGTCACCTCTACGCCGAAAGCGTGGGCACCATGCCCCGCAACGCCGGATGGGTGGAACTGCGCGACACCGGCGCGGAGAAATTCCTTTTCTCCGACAAAGCCGACGACGACCTGCGCGAACGCGCCATCAGCGAGCAGACCCCAGCCGCCGTGCGCTTCCTGCTACGGCACATGCTGCACGGCGAACGCTTCGAAGCCCGGCCCGGCCGCCACTGCGACTGGTGCCCCTACGGTTTCGCCTGCCCACGCGGCTGA
- the ybgF gene encoding tol-pal system protein YbgF has product MALTVRATLCAAAVSILLGGCQSGKWGPSEQWRLQNLEEKALTFQNGQMSQNERLDALERRLDALGASGDSGAVVNATTMPEEKPLLSAVDLHESAPDAKAPAAPAAPAPKADTAASWDAYPAVKNEVPAPDAKATATPAPKAKPAAKAPAKPAPAAKKAKASSTAKSLYDSALGQLLAGQTKPAREKLESFLKSYPRHPLAPNARYWLGETYYHEKRYPEAVVAFKEVHRLHPRHEKAAAALLKLGYSYAQLGDRDNARFYLDVLVQDYPKSEPATLARKRLKAMK; this is encoded by the coding sequence ATGGCATTGACGGTCCGGGCGACCCTTTGTGCCGCCGCGGTTTCCATTCTGCTCGGCGGATGCCAGAGCGGCAAGTGGGGGCCGAGCGAGCAGTGGCGGCTACAGAATCTTGAGGAGAAGGCCCTGACCTTCCAGAATGGGCAGATGTCCCAGAATGAGCGGCTGGATGCCCTTGAAAGGCGTCTGGACGCTCTTGGTGCGTCCGGCGATTCCGGCGCGGTGGTCAACGCCACGACCATGCCCGAGGAAAAGCCCCTGCTGTCCGCCGTCGATCTGCACGAGTCCGCTCCCGATGCCAAGGCCCCGGCTGCTCCCGCCGCCCCGGCTCCGAAGGCCGATACGGCCGCGTCGTGGGACGCATATCCTGCCGTGAAGAACGAAGTGCCCGCTCCGGACGCCAAGGCTACCGCAACGCCCGCCCCGAAGGCGAAACCCGCCGCCAAGGCACCGGCCAAGCCCGCGCCTGCCGCGAAGAAGGCCAAGGCGTCGAGCACTGCCAAGTCCCTCTACGACAGTGCCCTCGGTCAATTGCTTGCCGGACAGACCAAACCCGCCCGCGAGAAGCTGGAAAGCTTCCTCAAGTCCTATCCGCGTCATCCCCTCGCACCCAATGCCCGCTATTGGCTGGGCGAGACATATTACCACGAGAAGCGCTATCCCGAGGCCGTTGTGGCTTTCAAGGAAGTCCACCGCCTGCATCCGCGCCACGAGAAGGCCGCCGCCGCGCTGCTCAAGCTCGGCTATTCCTATGCCCAGCTTGGCGACCGCGACAACGCCCGCTTTTACCTCGACGTGCTGGTGCAGGACTACCCCAAGTCCGAACCCGCCACGCTGGCCAGAAAGCGTCTGAAGGCGATGAAGTAG
- a CDS encoding DMT family transporter, whose product MPPVLIFSGFEGIVCRTSIAKAGTDMTSKGYLYVLTAAVLWGITGPLAKYAFSLGIEPLEVAFWRCVIPFFPFAFQALRSRRLAIARSDRPAVLAFGLVCVAAFYGVYQLAIRAGGAAMASVLMYTAPAWVAIMAWLLLGERMTPAKIAAVVATLAGVAGVSGVLSGNAAVSVSPTAIVLGLISGVTYAMYFIFGKRLLPRYTTPQLFLYGLPIGALALFPLVEFHHKTPGAWAAIVAVCILSTYLAYTFYYAGLQHLEATRASVVATLEPVVASAMAFMWWDESFSLMGYMGSGLILGAVVLMIIDGRRQTPEPEPEPNPAPTA is encoded by the coding sequence GTGCCTCCCGTGTTGATTTTCTCCGGCTTCGAAGGCATTGTCTGCCGCACATCAATAGCTAAAGCCGGGACGGACATGACCTCCAAGGGATATCTCTACGTTCTCACCGCGGCGGTCCTGTGGGGTATCACGGGTCCGCTTGCCAAGTATGCCTTTTCACTGGGAATCGAACCGCTCGAAGTCGCCTTCTGGCGCTGCGTGATTCCCTTCTTCCCCTTCGCCTTTCAGGCGCTGCGTAGCCGACGCCTCGCCATCGCCCGGTCCGACAGGCCCGCGGTGCTCGCCTTCGGCCTCGTCTGCGTGGCCGCGTTCTATGGCGTGTACCAGTTGGCCATCCGCGCTGGCGGTGCGGCCATGGCCTCGGTACTCATGTACACGGCCCCCGCTTGGGTCGCCATCATGGCGTGGCTGCTGCTCGGCGAGCGCATGACGCCCGCCAAGATCGCGGCAGTGGTCGCCACCCTCGCGGGCGTGGCCGGAGTGAGCGGCGTACTGAGCGGCAACGCCGCCGTCTCGGTTTCGCCCACGGCCATCGTTCTCGGCCTCATCTCCGGGGTGACCTACGCCATGTACTTCATCTTCGGAAAACGGCTGCTGCCGCGCTACACCACACCGCAGCTCTTCCTGTACGGGCTACCCATCGGCGCGCTGGCGCTCTTCCCCCTCGTGGAATTCCACCACAAGACGCCCGGCGCGTGGGCGGCCATCGTTGCCGTGTGCATCCTGTCCACCTACCTCGCCTACACCTTCTACTACGCCGGGCTTCAGCACCTCGAAGCCACGCGGGCCTCGGTGGTCGCCACGCTGGAACCGGTTGTGGCCTCCGCAATGGCCTTCATGTGGTGGGACGAAAGTTTCAGCCTGATGGGCTACATGGGTAGCGGACTTATCCTCGGTGCGGTGGTGCTCATGATCATCGACGGCAGACGCCAGACACCGGAACCGGAACCTGAACCGAACCCGGCACCAACCGCCTGA
- the xerC gene encoding tyrosine recombinase XerC encodes MNDVMDAIDEFALPDTGMAFVGWLAVEKGYSVATVNAYGRDLEQFETFLEGRGLSLTAPESVDRSHIRAFMAELHRKRQAKTTVARKLSTLRTFFRYMARNGMVTGNPAAGVHNPKQEIHHPKALNVDQALALMESESGDDPHSLRDLALAELLYGSGLRISEALGLEVDDVDTSSGVVRVFGKGGKERLAPLSDAGAARLAAYIRVRGEFTQSLVQKALFLGDRGGALQRRQANRILERMARLAGLPEDVHPHMLRHSFATHMLEAGADLRSVQELLGHARLTTTQRYTHLTMAGIMQTYDKAHPRARKK; translated from the coding sequence ATGAACGACGTGATGGACGCAATCGACGAATTCGCGCTGCCCGATACGGGTATGGCCTTCGTCGGCTGGTTGGCCGTGGAGAAGGGCTACAGCGTGGCGACGGTCAACGCCTACGGGCGTGACCTTGAGCAGTTCGAGACCTTTCTTGAGGGCCGGGGGCTTTCGCTGACCGCCCCGGAGTCCGTGGACCGTTCGCATATCCGCGCGTTCATGGCCGAGCTGCACCGTAAGCGGCAGGCCAAGACCACCGTGGCCCGCAAGCTTTCCACCCTGCGCACCTTCTTCCGCTATATGGCCCGAAACGGCATGGTCACCGGAAATCCCGCTGCAGGCGTGCACAATCCGAAGCAGGAAATCCATCACCCCAAGGCGCTCAATGTCGATCAGGCCCTCGCGCTCATGGAGTCCGAATCCGGGGACGATCCGCATTCCCTGCGCGACCTCGCGCTGGCGGAGCTACTCTATGGCTCTGGCCTGCGCATCAGCGAGGCCCTTGGGCTTGAGGTGGACGACGTGGACACCTCGTCCGGCGTGGTGCGCGTGTTCGGCAAGGGCGGCAAGGAGCGGCTGGCTCCGCTTTCCGATGCCGGTGCCGCGAGGCTCGCCGCCTATATCCGTGTGCGCGGCGAGTTCACGCAGAGCCTTGTGCAGAAGGCGCTGTTTCTCGGCGACCGGGGCGGGGCGCTCCAGCGCAGGCAGGCCAACCGCATCCTCGAACGAATGGCCCGACTGGCCGGGCTGCCCGAGGACGTTCATCCGCATATGCTGCGGCACAGCTTCGCCACGCACATGCTGGAGGCCGGTGCCGATCTGCGCAGCGTGCAGGAGCTTCTGGGCCATGCCCGGCTGACCACCACCCAGCGCTATACCCATCTGACCATGGCCGGAATCATGCAGACCTACGACAAGGCCCACCCCCGCGCCCGCAAGAAGTAA
- the dprA gene encoding DNA-processing protein DprA, whose product MTEEQLAEYRASLALRHCRHVGPRTCRRLLGRYGSARDAVEQVRSWVAHKVASARQVEQFVGGTWAEAADAEHEAARVLRQRVLLYTDPRYPEALRQLPDPPLFLYYQGRIELLSGPSVAVVGSRNCSAAGIAHARRICAELSEAGLTVVSGMAWGIDRQAHLAGLEGPGSSVAVLGTGLDRTYPAENADVRRLLEERGLLVSEFAPGTAPEARNFPYRNRIVSGLSLGVVVVEAASRSGSRITARMALEQGREVYAVSGPEGQASFEGCRELLDEGAQRVSRASEIILDLAPLIRAGLDAAPPRKAMRRGATPARRRVARQAELPVAAQPLPDLSGPSADVQSADAQPAATRPVAPAASVPPLDGDERVVAELLAAHERMHIDDISRALGWDAARTSRTLLLLEVQGVVCQWAGMEYSLG is encoded by the coding sequence ATGACCGAGGAGCAGCTCGCGGAATATCGGGCCAGTCTGGCTCTGCGCCATTGCCGCCATGTCGGGCCGCGCACCTGTCGGCGTCTGCTTGGGCGCTACGGCTCCGCGCGGGATGCTGTGGAGCAGGTCCGCTCGTGGGTGGCGCACAAGGTGGCCTCCGCACGTCAGGTGGAGCAGTTCGTCGGCGGCACATGGGCCGAGGCTGCGGACGCCGAGCACGAGGCCGCGCGTGTTCTGCGCCAGCGCGTGCTACTCTACACCGACCCCCGCTACCCCGAAGCCCTTCGCCAACTCCCGGACCCGCCACTTTTCCTCTATTATCAGGGCCGCATCGAACTGCTTTCCGGTCCGTCCGTCGCCGTTGTCGGCTCGCGCAATTGCAGCGCGGCGGGCATTGCCCATGCGCGGCGCATATGCGCGGAGTTGTCCGAGGCCGGGCTGACCGTCGTTTCCGGTATGGCGTGGGGCATCGACAGGCAGGCCCATCTCGCTGGGCTGGAAGGCCCCGGTTCGTCCGTGGCCGTGCTCGGCACCGGGCTTGACCGCACCTATCCCGCCGAGAACGCCGATGTGCGGCGGCTTCTGGAGGAGCGGGGGCTTCTGGTCTCCGAATTCGCACCCGGAACGGCCCCCGAGGCCCGCAATTTTCCCTATCGCAACCGCATCGTCAGCGGCCTGTCCCTCGGCGTGGTCGTGGTGGAGGCCGCCAGCCGTAGCGGGTCGCGCATTACAGCGCGCATGGCCCTTGAACAGGGGCGCGAGGTCTACGCCGTGTCCGGTCCCGAGGGGCAGGCGTCCTTCGAGGGCTGTCGGGAACTTCTGGACGAGGGCGCGCAACGCGTTTCCCGCGCGTCGGAGATCATTCTCGATCTTGCGCCGCTCATCCGGGCCGGGCTTGATGCCGCGCCGCCGCGCAAGGCGATGCGGCGGGGAGCGACCCCGGCGCGTCGACGCGTCGCGCGGCAGGCCGAGTTGCCCGTGGCGGCGCAACCGCTGCCGGATTTATCTGGCCCGTCTGCGGACGTGCAGAGCGCAGATGCGCAGCCAGCCGCGACGCGTCCAGTCGCTCCAGCCGCCTCCGTGCCGCCGCTGGACGGTGACGAACGCGTTGTGGCCGAACTGCTTGCCGCACACGAGCGCATGCATATCGACGACATTTCCCGCGCTCTGGGCTGGGACGCCGCGCGCACCAGCCGGACGCTCCTGCTCCTAGAGGTGCAGGGCGTGGTCTGCCAGTGGGCGGGCATGGAGTACAGCCTCGGCTGA
- a CDS encoding DUF523 domain-containing protein, with protein sequence MSTKKDMVVVSACLAGCPTRYDAKGTPCDAVLDLIREGRAIPLCPEQLGGLPAPRPCCERLGDRVMNAEGEDVTDAFERGAREALRIAQLAGCRTAVLKQRSPTCGNGIIYDGTFTSKRIPGDGVFAEMCRKAGMTVMSEDDLTAQAHTCAE encoded by the coding sequence ATGAGCACGAAAAAGGACATGGTCGTTGTCAGCGCCTGCCTCGCAGGCTGCCCCACCCGCTACGACGCAAAGGGCACGCCCTGCGACGCCGTTCTGGACCTCATCCGCGAGGGCCGCGCCATCCCGCTGTGTCCGGAACAGCTTGGCGGACTGCCCGCCCCCCGGCCCTGCTGCGAACGCCTCGGCGACCGGGTCATGAACGCCGAGGGCGAGGACGTGACGGACGCCTTCGAGCGCGGCGCACGCGAGGCGTTGCGTATCGCCCAGCTTGCCGGATGCAGAACGGCTGTGCTCAAGCAGCGCTCACCCACCTGCGGCAACGGCATCATCTACGACGGCACCTTCACCAGCAAGCGGATCCCCGGCGACGGCGTCTTCGCCGAAATGTGCAGAAAGGCTGGCATGACCGTCATGAGCGAGGACGACCTGACCGCGCAGGCACACACATGCGCCGAATGA